Within the Desulfatiglans anilini DSM 4660 genome, the region TTCAAATTTTCGAGATAGGTCTTGATCCTCTTGTGCGTAGCCCGGGATGCCGTGACAGCCATGGTTCCCACGGGCCGGTCCGCTACGAAATAACCGCTTCCGCTCTCCTCAATCATTTTGGAGAGATTCTCCTCCAGCATCTTCCAGAAATCCATCGGTTCGCGCAGAGAATTGCTGACCAGCACCTCTCCTCTCATCTTCCCCTTGACCTCTCCTCCTCCCAGCAGATTCCCCCCGACAGACGTGTTGAATTCCTCGTTCAGGAACGGGATCGGCAGCCGATATTCCCTGGTTTCTTTATATCTTACGATAATGGTCCGTTCTTGGAGGGTATAGAAACAATCAACCTGGCATAAGAGATTGTCCAAAGCATCCCAGTAATTCTCCTCAGGCCGTATATCGACGTCGACGAGCCGGTCTTGATCGACATCCTCCGCCCAGCATATGGAATACCCCTTGAGGCCCGCCACCTCCTTCAACACCTTGTGGAGAGGAACCTTGCCGCCACTGGAGAGGATCTGTGCACCAGTCGGCAGATACGAGGGGCCTTCATCGATTTGACAATCGGGAGGCGGCAGCCGATATCCGCCGTAGCCCGCCGACCGCGCCTGATTCAATCGTTCGCGGTTCTCGTCATCGGCCGGCAAATCGACAAGAGTTCCTTTGCAGCCCTCCTCGACGGGTCCTCTGGCCGCAAACCACGCTTCGGGTATCGCACAGCCGGGAATAAACGGCAGCAAAAACACGAGCCCGATGCAACAACGGGATAAGGCCCTCATTTCAATCCCCTCTGGTGGCGGCACAAGGTCTCCAATTTACCCCGTACGAAGTCGGACTCGCGCTTGTCCGCCGGACCTTCGCCCTGGCTGATCTCCCTGTACTTTTGGCATGCTTCCGACACGTTTCCCAACGCCTCACACGACCGCGCAATGGCGAGGCTGCTTTCTGTCGAAGGACCGAAGAGATCTTCGTATTTCTGAAACCAGGCGAGCGCAGCGGTCAGTTTTCCTGCTTCCTCCAGAAACACGCCGTAATCGTAAAAGGCTTCCGGAACAAGAAGATGACCGTTCCCGGTTGCAATATCGAAAAACAATCGGGCCTCTTCGCTATTCCCAAGCTTCGCCGAAGCAACTGCCGCATAAAGGGCCATCCTGGCGTCTTCCGGATCCAGCTTCAGGGCTTCTGCCGCAAAATAACGCCCCTTCGCCGCGTTTCCGAGGGTAGAATAAAGATAGGCCATTCTCTTCAAAACATGGATGTTTTCCTTGAGGATGGTTGAATTCTCTTTCATCAGGAGGAACGCCCGCTGATAAGAGAGCAGCGCTTGATCGATTCTCTCGTTCCGCTCCGCATCGCGGGCCTCCACAACCAGGCTGACCACATCCCGGCGGCGATCCCTTTCCTTCTTCAAGCGATGGAATGCGTCTAACGATCCGTCCGCCACCCCGCGCACAACAAGGATTCCCTCACCGTCCTCTTTCTCTTCGGGTTTAGGGCGGATGATAAAAATGCTTTCCATCTCCTCCTTTATGAGATCATTGGCCTCGAGGATGATCTCCATCGCCATATCCCAAGGAACCTCTTTCAAAGACAACGATAGTTCGCCTTTCACCCCTTCATCGACAATGATGTTTTTTCCACTGATCTCCGAAAAGAGTCTGAAAACGTTATGCAGATCCGTTTTGAAGAAATCGAGGGTCACTTTTTCTTTATTGCAGGAGTCCGCCCGGCCGGGGGCTAGATCCCGTTCAGGAGGCTGTCTAAGAGACGGTGTCCGCTTTGCCGACGCCGTTTCAGCCCCCACGCCGCCGGATCCGGTGCAGACGACTTTCAACCGGCTTCTCTCCTCCATGATTTCGAACTTGAAAAGCCGGTCCGGGTGCGCAGAAAAGAGCAGCACACGCAAACCTTTTTCCACATGGGTGGCCTTGATGTTCGATACCGGACATTCGTCCAGAGAAATGGCTTCCGGCAGCGCCCTGCCCGCTCGAGCCGCTTCGAAATCGATGACCAGACGCGCCGGCTCGGTGCTTCCGAACACCCGATACGAACGGCAATCCCCTTCGATCCCGATCACCGCCTTTTCGGCTGTTCTCTCCTCCACCTGAATCCACGAGATCTCCCCGCCAAACACCGTGGTCTTCCAAAGCATCAAACAGAACAACATCGGCAACCATGCGCTGCGCATTAAATTCTCCCCTTCTTGCAGCCCCTCGAGGCCTTCCGGACCTTCCCTCACGCAAGGTTCATGTTGAGAGGAATGATCCCCCGCAGTGTCTCCCGCCTACCGGAGGGACACTGTCCATCTCCCGGCGTCAGCGGATGGCAGACTCCATTCGATCGCCGTATTTTCAGCGCCATCCTCACGGATGGCATTTTCTTCCTCGACAACGACCTTTCGAATCGATGTAACGCCCAGGGGGGTCTCACGGTCCTCGCTCACAATCTCTTTGACAAAACCGCCCCGAATGCCGGTGCCTTCGCGAACGATAAATCCGCGTCCGCCCGGGGATTGAACGAGGGCGATGATCCGTTCCCCCTTCTTGATGATCGC harbors:
- a CDS encoding tetratricopeptide repeat protein, whose amino-acid sequence is MLWKTTVFGGEISWIQVEERTAEKAVIGIEGDCRSYRVFGSTEPARLVIDFEAARAGRALPEAISLDECPVSNIKATHVEKGLRVLLFSAHPDRLFKFEIMEERSRLKVVCTGSGGVGAETASAKRTPSLRQPPERDLAPGRADSCNKEKVTLDFFKTDLHNVFRLFSEISGKNIIVDEGVKGELSLSLKEVPWDMAMEIILEANDLIKEEMESIFIIRPKPEEKEDGEGILVVRGVADGSLDAFHRLKKERDRRRDVVSLVVEARDAERNERIDQALLSYQRAFLLMKENSTILKENIHVLKRMAYLYSTLGNAAKGRYFAAEALKLDPEDARMALYAAVASAKLGNSEEARLFFDIATGNGHLLVPEAFYDYGVFLEEAGKLTAALAWFQKYEDLFGPSTESSLAIARSCEALGNVSEACQKYREISQGEGPADKRESDFVRGKLETLCRHQRGLK